The genomic region AGCGCTGGGGCTTAAAGTTCCACCAGTCCTCCCACGATTATCCTTTACCTTAATTGATCCAAAGCGTGAGAAAACATTACGGTCTCTTGCTTTATCTGTTGACCATGTTATTCAGAATGGTGTTGATGTGGAGCGGATTGCATGGCTTAAACGGCAAACCCATGCTCCTGTTGAAGAGGTTAGCGATCAGGTTAAATTAACAATTGAAAAAGTTCATGAACCATTACGCGACATCGCCAAGGAAGCCGGAGATGATGTAGCTCAGCTGGCTGACAAAAATCTAACTCATTTACTAAGAGAGGTCGAGTACCTGGAGCAACGGATTGATTATTCGATAAGAATGAAACATCAGGAAACAGTGCAGAAATTTAATGATTTAGAGCTGTTCCTTTATCCTGAAGGTGGCCTGCAGGAACGAACGTGGAATGTTCTGTATTGGCTCAATACATATGGGGAGGACTGGATTCACGAGCTTATGGATAAGGAAATGGAGTGGGAATCGTCCCATTATGTTCTTTATTTATAAATAAAGAGCAAATCCCCCACTTTCTACCACTTGGGCTGAAAAAACGTATATGGACCAATAATAAGAAAGATCTGCCTTTTATAAGGTAGGTCTTTTTTCTTGTTTTTACCACCTTTCAGCCAGTTCTTCTTAGCGTCCGTTCCCCTCTTGAGCAGATTGTTTATGCTTTATCCATTTATTAGTCTGCACAAAGTTTAAAATTCATGTGGAGGAAAGTGGGGGATTGTGGTACACTATAATCAGAAAGTGGGGGCGATGTATATGTTCATGGGGGAATTTCAACATAATATCGACTCAAAAGGCCGTATGATCATGCCTGCCAAATTCCGTGAAGAATTAGGAGAAGGCTTCATCATCACCCGCGGTCTTGATAAATGTCTGTTTGCCTATCCCATGGACGAATGGCGCCAATTGGAAGAGAAGCTGAAAAAACTTCCCCTTACAAAAAAAGATGCCCGTTCTTTCACCCGCTTCTTCTTCTCTGGCGCAGTTGAATGTGAAGTAGATAAACAGGGAAGAATAAACATTCCATCGCCCCTTAGAAAATATGCGGATTTAGAAAAAGAATGTGTCATTATTGGTGTTTCCAATCGAATCGAGATCTGGTCACAGGATAAGTGGGAAGTTTACTTTGAGGAATCTGAGGAATCTTTTGCCGAAATTGCAGAAAACATGATGGATTTTGATATTTAAACTTCATCGGTAGAAGCGGGTGTTAAAATGTTTGAACATTACAGTGTACTAAAAAATGAAGCAATAGAAGGTCTGAATATAAAGCAGGATGGTACTTATGTGGACTGTACCTTAGGAGGCGGAGGTCATTCTGAGCAGATTGTCCAAGCCCTGGGGCCTGAAGGAAGGCTGGTTGCATTTGATCAGGATATAGAGGCCCTTGAGTTTGCTAAAAGCCGTCTTCAAGCGTATGAAGGACAATGTTTGTTTGTTCATGCGAATTTCCAACGGTTGAAGGAAAAATTGCAGGAAAATGGCATTGATGAAGTTGATGGGGTTCTATTTGACCTGGGTGTTTCCTCCCCCCAATTAGATCAGGATGAACGGGGCTTCAGCTATCATCAGGATGCATCTTTGGACATGCGCATGGACCAATCACAAGTGTTGTCAGCATATGAAGTGGTGAATACGTGGACATACGAAAACTTAGTGAAAATCTTTTTCAGATATGGGGAAGAGAAGTTTTCTAAACAAGTGGCAAGAAAGATCGAACAGACAAGGCAGGAGCACCCTATTGAAACAACCTCCCAATTGGTTGAGGTTATTAAAGAAGGGATTCCTGCCGCAGCCCGAAGAAAAGGGGGACACCCTGCCAAACGTATATTTCAGGCGATTCGAATTGCTGTGAACAATGAATTAAACGTTTTTCGTGACGCTCTCCATCAGGCAGCGGAAGTCACAAGCTTAGGTGGAAGAATTTCAGTCATTACTTTTCATTCTCTGGAAGACCGCATCTGTAAAAAGAGTATGAAGAAGTGGAGTACACCTCCGCCCATTCCAAAGAATATTCCCATTATTCCGGAAGAGGCGCAACCACCGTTTGAACTTATTACACGAAAGCCGATTACTCCGGCTGAGGAGGAAATTGCAGAAAATCGGCGCTCCCGATCGGCTAAACTGCGTATTGCTGAAAAAGTAAAAGCCTGGGATGATAAGTTTCGATATGAAGAAAGGGGCAATGCATAGTGGCTTCAGTATTTGCACGTAATTTAGATTCCTATCAGACACAAGAACAACAGCAAAAACAGACGAAGGTTCAAGTGAAGGTACATAAAAAGCGCTGGATTTCTAAGGGAGAAAAATTCCTGTATTCCTTTTTCGCAGGCATTACCGCTCTGGCAAGTGTTTTTGTGATTTCCTACGCTTCTGATCTTCACAGTGTCAACCGGGACGTTCAGGAATTGCAAAGTCAGGTGAACCAGAAACAAGTAACAGTTGAAAACCTTGAGGCCGAAGTAAAGGTGCTTAGTGAACCAAGCCGTATTTTAAAAGTAGCTAAGGAAAATGGCCTTCAAATTCAGAATTCGAAAGTAGAACAGGCAAATAAAGTGCGTTAAAGGAGAACCACACAATGAAGAAATTGCCATCCACAAACGTATTTGCCATCCTTTTTATGGTTATATTCGGGATCATATTTGTTTTTTTGTTCAGCCGTTTAATGTATATTCAGGCATCAGGAGAAGTCGATGGAGTAGACCTGAATAAATGGGCAGAGAAGCAAAGAACAGCTTCCTATACATTAGATGCAGAGCGGGGCCGGATCCTGGACAGGACTGGTATGGTGCTTGCGGACAACCGGCCTTCTTATAGAGTATATGCCGTTCTGGATGAAGATTATTCCAAGAATTCGGAAGACCCCCTGCATGTTAAGGATCCTGTAAAGACAGCAAATAAACTTGCTCCTGTTCTGGGAATGGAAGCGAATAAAATCGCAGAGGTCATCCAAAACGGACAGGAACGGGATGCCTTTCAAGTAGAATTTGGTTCGAGTGGCGAGGATCTAACAGAAGAGAAAAAGGAAGAAATAGAAAAGCTGGATTTGCCGGGAATCTATTTACAGGAGGGTCAGAAGCGCTATTATCCTAATGACCGGTTTGCTTCCCATGTGATTGGTTTTACCCAGCAGGAAGAAGATAAGTTAAAAGGTATTTTAGGTATTGAAAAATCTATGAATTCCCAATTGACCGGGAAGGACGGGTATATTTCCTATCAGCAGGATCAGTATGCCAACAAGCTGTTAAACCCAAATGAAATTCTGAAACAGCCACAGGACGGGTCAAATGTCTATTTAACTCTTGATCAGAAAATCCAAACCTTCCTGGAAGATACAATGTCAGATATCTATGAACAATATAATCCTGAACAGATGATGGCTGTTGTTATGAATCCGGAGACCGGTGAGGTTCTGGCTATGGCAAATCGGCCCAGCTTTAATCCAAATACAAGAGAAAATATCGATAATTGGTATAATGACATTGTTTCTTATCCCTTCGCTCCAGGTTCAACCATGAAAATCTTCACAGTTGCTGCAGCTATGGATGCGGGTGTTTATAACGGAAATGAAACCTTTCAATCTGGTGTTTATAACTTTATGGATGGAGCAAAACCAGTCAGAGATCACAACTGGGGAAAAGGATGGGGAACCATTACATATGATGAGGGGATTCGCCGTTCCTCAAACGTGGCGGTATCCAAGCTTGTCTGGGAAAAACTTGGTACGGAAAAGTTTCTTGAGTATTTAAAAAGATTTGATTTTCATCAGAAAACAGGAATTGATCTATCAGGTGAGGAAACAGGACAAATTACTTACAAATGGCCGTCAGATAAAGTAAGAACGGCATTTGGGCAGAGTACAACTTTAACACCGATTCAGTTAATGAAGGGTGCGACCGCTGTAGCTAATGATGGAAAAATGATGAAGCCCTATGTGATTTCCAAAGTGAAGGATGCAGATGACAATAAAACGATTAAAGAAACGAAGCCACAGGTGGTTGATGAACCTATTAAAGCAGAAACGGCAAAAAAAGTCAGAGACCTGCTTGGCACTGTTATTTCCAGTGAAGACGGAACCGGTCAGGAATATCAATTAGACGATTATTCTGTGGCCGGAAAAACAGGAACAGCCCAGCTACCTGATCCCGAAAATGGCGGATTTTTGACAGGAAGAGAAAACTATATTTTTTCCTTTTTAGGCATGGCGCCTAAAGAAGATCCAGAGCTTATGATGTATGTAGCCGTTAAGCAGCCGGAGTTGGAGAATACAGAAGCAGGTTCGGAGCCTGTGTCGTATATTTTTAAATCTGTTATGGAAAAGAGCCTTCATTATCTGAACATTAGTCCAGATAAGACAACAAAAGGGCTATCCGTTGATTCTATTGAACTAGCTGACTATAAAGGGCAGTCAGTAGAAGCTGTTAAACGAAGCTTAAGTGAGCAAAGTGTTCAGACAGAAGTCATAGGGGATGGAGACAAAGTAAAAGCGACGTTACCACAGGCCGGCAACAAAATTCTGCCGGAGAGTACCGTGATGCTTCTGACAGATGGCGATGCTGTTATCCCGGATTTAACAGGCTGGTCGCTTCGTGAAGTATTGAAATATGCTTCTGTTTATGATCTGAAGGTTGAGCATATTGGAAATGGGTACGTGGTTCATCAGAGCGTGAATCCGGGGGCTCATGTGAAAAAGGGATCTTATCTGAGCATTAAGCTGGAGCCGCCAAATGGAAGCGATAATGAAGAATCCGGGACGGAAGAGCGTGAAGATGCTGAAACAGAAAACCGGGAAGAAGCAGATGAATCCGGCTAATGATCCAGGCAGGGGCCTTAAGGTCCCTGCCTTATTTATCTCGCCTATACTGTTCGTCATAGCCCCACTGATGGAAGTTTCGCCTTATGACCTCCGCTTTTCTGTTCTACTTTGTGATTTAGGTTCATATATTGTGATACAAGCCTGCCTTGCAAGACGAGTGAAATGTGTTAAAGGATGATGCGGTGTGAAACGTGTATCACAGGTTACAGTGCGGAGACGATTAGTCGCTGCTTTTCTTTTTGCTATGGTTTTCTTTTTAGTCATGAGTATTCGATTAGGTTATGTTCAGTTTATTGTCGGGGATGAAATTACAGAAAAAGCAGAAGATTTATGGAGCAGAGATATTCCATTAAAGCCTGAAAGAGGAGAAATCCTGGATCGAAACGGGGAGGTTCTCGTGGGCAATGTTTCAGCTCCAACTGTTGCTGTTGTTCCCCGTCAGATTCAAAACCCGCAGGATACTGCAGAAAAGCTGGCGGATGTTTTGAATATGGATGTTCAGGAAGCACATGAGTATGTGACGAAAAATGTATCGGTGGAAATCATTCACCCCGAGGGAAGAAAAATTTCCGAAGACCAGGCGATTAAACTGCAGGAGCTTAATCTGGAAGGGGTATATATTGCGGAAGACTCTAAAAGACACTACCCGCATGGAAAGTATCTATCACATGTATTAGGTTTTACCGGAATTGATAATCAGGGCTTAGCTGGTATTGAGTTATATTATGATGACAAATTAAACGGAAAAGAAGGCTCTCTTTCCTTCTTTTCTGACAACAAAGGGCATAAACTCAAAGATATAGCCGAAAATTATAACGCTCCGGAAGATGGGTTAGACTTAAAATTAACCATTAATGAAGATATCCAGACCATTATCGACAGAGAATTAGATTTAGCGGAGTCAAAATACAATCCTGATGGAGCCTGGGCCATTGCTATGGATCCTGATACAGGTGAAATCTTAGCAATGGACAGTCGTCCTGACTTCCATCCGGCTAACTATAAAGAAGTAGATGCGGAAATTTACAATCGAAACCTCCCTATATGGAGTACATATGAGCCGGGTTCCACCTTTAAAATTATCACCCTTGCATCTGCGTTGGAAGAAGGGTTAGTGGATTTGCAGGAGGATAAATTTAATGATACAGGCTCAATCGAAGTATCAGGGGCCAAAATCCGCTGCTGGCAGGACGGGGGACATGGCCACCAGACGTATTTGGAAGTCGTGCAAAACTCCTGTAACCCAGGTTTTGTGTCCATGGGAGAAAAAGTCGGCAAAGAAAAGCTGTTCAGCTATATTAAAGATTTTGGGTTTGGAAAAAAGACCGGAATTGACCTGCACGGAGAAGGCTCAGGGATTTTATTTAATGAAGAAGACGTTGGCCCGGTTGAGCTTGCCACAACTTCTTTTGGGCAGGGTGTTTCTGTAACCCCTATACAGCAGGTGGCAGCTGTGTCTGCAGCTGTGAATGGGGGCTATTTATATAAACCATTTGTTGCGAAAGAATGGCTCGATCCGGTAACCGGAGAGGTTGTAGAAAAGACAGAACCAACGCTAAAAGAACAGGTGATCTCCAATGACACCTCTGAGGAAATTCGTAAGACCCTTGAAAGTGTAGTTGCAAAGGGTACAGGTCGCGGAGCTTATGTTGATGGATACCGAGTTGGGGGGAAAACAGGTACAGCGCAAAAAGTTGGCGAAAACGGACAGTACCTAAGCAATAACCATATTGTTTCCTTTATCGGATTTGCTCCCGCAGATGACCCGGAAATTGTTGTATATGTAGCGATCGACAATCCTAAAAATACTGTTCAATTTGGCGGGGTGGTCACCGCACCGATCGTTGGTACCATTATTGAAGACAGTCTGCGGGCGATGGATGTGGAAGAACGTACGGATGGTTTAGAAAAGGAATATAAGTGGCCTGAACAGCCAAAAGTGAAGGTGCCTGATTTAGTAGGCCGAACAACGAAGGATTTGCAGGAATATCTGGTTCACCTTTCTGTAGATAAAGAAGGGGAAGGAAATACCATTATTAAACAATCCCCTCAGCCAGGAAAAATGGTAGAGCAGGGTTCCACAATTCGAATCTTTTTAGGAGATGAAGGCTCGTCGAAGAAAGAAGAGTGATTTTTTCATCGTTAAGAACCCTTAATTTTGCTATAATATAAACGAATGTTTTAAAACGAGGCAGGCGAATGAAATATGAAATTAAAACAATTACTAAAACCATTAAAATTTTACAAATGTGAGCAAGATATTCATGATATTGAAGCAGAGGGAATTGAAATGGATTCCCGGCAAGTGAAAGCAAATGATTTATTTGTTTGTATAGATGGCTTTACTGTGGATGGACACGATTTTGCAGAAATGGCAGAAAAGCAGGGGGCTTGTGCAGTTGTGGCTGAACGTCCCCTGCCCTTGAACATCCCGGTGATTATTGTCAATAATTCGGTGAAAGCCATGGCTCAACTGGCAAATCAGTTTTACCAGCAGCCCAGTGAAAAATTTCAATTAATTGGAGTTACAGGTACGAACGGAAAAACTACGCTTACCTATCTTCTTGACGAAATCTTCCGGAATCACGGTCATGAAACAGGTTTGCTTGGTACCATTCAGATGAAGATTGGGGATGAAACCTACCCTGTAAAAAACACAACTCCTGATTCATTATTTTTGCAGAAAAACCTGCATAAGATGGTTGAAAAAGATGTAAATACCGTAATGATGGAAGTCTCCTCACACGCTCTTGATCTGGGAAGAGTCTACGGATTGGACTTTGATATCACTGTCTTTACAAACCTCTCACAGGATCATTTAGATTACCACAAAAATATGGATGATTACTTAAGAGCCAAAAGTTTGCTTTTTGCACAAATGGGAAATCAATACCATTCTCGCAGAAAGCTGGCTGTTTTAAATTATGATGATGATGCCTACGATCTGCTTTCAAGAAGTACGGCGCATGAGGTGCTATCCTATGGGTTATCTGATGGTGCCGATGTACAGGCGAAAAATATTATGCTGCGTCCGGATGGAACTACATTTGATATGATTACACCTATTGGAGAAATTCAGATTCAAAGTAAATTGGCAGGAGAGTTCAGTGTGTATAATATGCTCGCTGCCAGCAGTGCGGCTATAAGTGCAGAGATTCCACTGGAGACCATCAGGAAATCCCTGGCCACAACAAACGGTGTACCGGGGCGTTTTGAACCTGTACAACGAGGACAGAAATTTGGGGTTATTGTCGATTATGCCCATACACCTGATTCCTTAGAAAACGTTGTGAAAACTGTGCAAACATTTACAGAGGGGAAAACCTATGTCGTTGTCGGTTGCGGTGGAGATCGGGATAGAGGAAAACGTCCGAAAATGGCAAATGTCGCCGTCAACTATAGTGATCTGGCCATTTTTACTTCTGACAACCCGAGAACGGAGGACCCGGATCAGATTCTTCAGGATATGACGGAAGATTTAAACGTACAGAATTATGAGGTAGAACGAGATCGAAAACAGGCGATAGCTAAAGCCATTCAATATTGTAATCCGGGAGATGTCGTGATTATCGCCGGTAAGGGTCATGAAACCTATCAGGAAATTGGCACTGAGCGATATGATTTCGATGATCGGGAAGTTGCAGCAAGGATGATTGATAAGAAATTTAAGGAGCGTTCATAATGGCAAAATTTACGGTAAATTGGCTTGCATCCCTTTTTCCTGACCAACAGGGAATAGGTTCATCCCCTGTTCAAATAGACGATGTTTTTACGGATAGTCGTCAGTATACCCACTTTGGATTATTTATACCCATTGAAGGTGAACGCTTTGATGGTCATAAATTTTTAAAGGATGCCATAACGAATGGTGCAGCAGCTTCCCTCTGGAATAAACAGAAATCAGTGCCTGAATTCGTACCTGCTGATTTCCCCCTCTTTTTTGTTGAGGATACACTGGATGCTATGCAACAGTTAGCGAGTGCCTATCGTTTAAAAATAAATCCAAAGGTAATTGGGATTACCGGATCCAACGGAAAGACAACTACAAAAGACCTGACCGCCAATGTTCTGAGTCAGAAATATAAAACATGGAAAACAAAAGGAAACTTTAATAATCATATCGGACTTCCTTTAACAATTCTGCAAATGCCTCCTGATACGGAAGCGTTAATTTTGGAAATGGGAATGAATCATTTTGGAGAAATCGAAGTCCTAACCAAGATTGCTCAGCCTGATATAGCGATGATTACAAATATAGGGGAATCCCATATTGAATATCTTGGCTCCCGTGAAGGGATTGCGAAGGCCAAAGGTGAAATAGTCGAAGGATTAAAACAGGATGGCTGTTTGCTGATTGATGGGGATGAACCATTATTAGACCCTGTTGCACACAAAACCGGAAGTTACCGGATTGGAGAAGGCAGAGATAATGATTTCGTAATTAAGTCCATCCAGCTTTCGAATGAAGAAACCACATTCGAAGTGGAGAATCATCCCTATTCCATCCCGGCATTAGGAAGGCATCAGGCTAAAAATGCAACTTTTGCCATCGTGACAGCAAAAATACTTGGTTTGGATAAAAATCAAATCATATCAGGATTGCAGCAAGTTGAATTAACGGGAATGCGATTTGAAAAACTAAAAACAAAAGAAGGAACGGATATTATCAACGATGCTTATAACGCATCTGCGACCTCAATGAAGGCATCGATCAATGTTATAAAAGAAATGGATGCAAAAAGTAAAATTCTGGTTTTGGGGGACATTTTAGAACTGGGGTCATTTTCCAAAGAGATCCATCGTTCGGTCGCTGATGTTATTTATCCACCGATTGATATCCTGTATACTTATGGGGAAGAAAGCAAGGAAATCGTTGAGGCTTTAAGAAAGAGAGAGGAAAATCGTGTGGAAGCTTATTCGTTTAATACCAAAGAAGGGCTTATTGAACAACTGCGGAATGACCTGAAACCGGAAACCATCATCCTGTTCAAAGGTTCCAGAGGGATGAAACTAGAAGAAGTTATTGAAGAAATAACGAATTAGGTGTCCGCAGTGAAGAGGGAGGAACTCAGATTATGTCACAAACTACATTATTAATCACCATAGCTGTATCTTTTTTAATAGCAGTACTCATATCACCAATTTTAATTCCTTTCCTACGCCGTTTAAAATTTGGTCAGAGTATCAGGGAAGAAGGGCCGCAATCTCATCAGAAAAAAGCGGGCACACCTACGATGGGCGGTTTAATCATCATTATTTCTGTTGCGTTTACTGCTCTATTTATGGTTTTTAAATTTAAGCCTTCTCCGGTAAACTTTGAAATTTATTTGCTTTTATTTGTTTTAGTCGGTTACGGTTTAATAGGATTTTTAGATGATATTATTAAAATTGTGAAAAAGCGGAATCTGGGATTAACATCCTTACAAAAAATGGTTGGACAGATTATCATCGCACTTGTTGTCTATTTCATTTTAAAAGAGCATGGTTTCCCTACGGATATTGGAATTCCAGGAACGGATTTCTCGGTTGATTTAGGTGTCTGGTATGCACTCTTTATTTTGTTTATGCTTGTCGGTTCATCCAATGCAGTGAACTTAACCGATGGCCTTGATGGACTGCTGGCAGGTACAGCTGCAGTCGCATTTGGTGCTTTCGGAATTTTAGCATGGAATGGCAACCTTCAATTTGAAGTCGCTATTTTTGCTCTATCCATTGTAGGGGCACTATTAGGTTTTCTTGTTTTTAATGCTCATCCGGCTAAGGTGTTTATGGGGGATACAGGTTCCCTGGCTCTGGGTGGTGCCATTGCGATCATAGCGATATTAACGAAATTGGAATTATTACTTATTATCATTGGTGGAGTATTTGTGCTCGAAACCTTATCTGTGATTATTCAGGTCATATCATTTAAAACAACAGGTAAAAGAGTATTTAAAATGAGTCCGCTTCATCATCACTATGAGCTTAAAGGCTGGTCTGAATGGCGGGTAGTGGCCACATTCTGGGTAGTCGGAATATTGTTTGCAGCATTAGGAATTTACATCGAGGTGTGGTTAACTTGAATACAATAAAACAGTTTCCGTATGAACAAGTGCTTGTGCTTGGCTTAGCTAAAAGCGGAGCAGCAGCAGCACGTATCCTGTTGGAGAATGGTAAAAAGGTACGGGTAAATGATTTTAAGAAAGAAGAGGAAAACCAGGCAGCACAGGAACTTCGGCATTTTGGCATTGAAGTGATTACAGGAGGCCATCCGCTTTCGGTGCTGGATGATGTAGAAGTCGTGATTAAGAATCCAGGGATACCCTATGATAATGTGATTGTCAAAGAAGCAATCCATCGGAACATACCTGTCATAACGGAAATCGAACTGGCAGGATTGTTAACGGATGGACCGATTGTTGGAATAACGGGCTCCAATGGGAAAACGACGACAACAACGTTAATTTATGAAATGCTACGCAGCAGTGGAGAAAAGGCAAAATTATCCGGGAATATTGGGACCGTAGCAAGTGAGGTTGCCAGAGACAGTGAGCCGGATGATATTCTTGTCATGGAGTTATCCTCCTTTCAGTTGCTGGGCATTCAGACTTTTAAAGCAAATGTCTCGGTGTTACTGAATATCTTTGAGGCTCATTTGGATTATCATAAGACGATGAGTCACTATGCAAATGCGAAGGCGAAGATTTTTGAAAATCAGACAGAAGATGATTATGCTGTATATAATTTAGACGATGATATGGTTGTTGAGTTGGCCGGTCGAACCAATGCCCGGAAAGTTCCTTTTTCGGCAACCAGGCCATGTAAGGATGGGGTATGGTTTGATGGGGATACCGTCTATTTTAAAGATGAGTCCATCATCAAACGAAATGAGATTGTACTCGTAGGGGATCATAACTTTGAAAATATTCTT from Virgibacillus sp. MSP4-1 harbors:
- the murD gene encoding UDP-N-acetylmuramoyl-L-alanine--D-glutamate ligase; translated protein: MNTIKQFPYEQVLVLGLAKSGAAAARILLENGKKVRVNDFKKEEENQAAQELRHFGIEVITGGHPLSVLDDVEVVIKNPGIPYDNVIVKEAIHRNIPVITEIELAGLLTDGPIVGITGSNGKTTTTTLIYEMLRSSGEKAKLSGNIGTVASEVARDSEPDDILVMELSSFQLLGIQTFKANVSVLLNIFEAHLDYHKTMSHYANAKAKIFENQTEDDYAVYNLDDDMVVELAGRTNARKVPFSATRPCKDGVWFDGDTVYFKDESIIKRNEIVLVGDHNFENILAAIAASRLMGATPEAIRNVLTIFQGVRHRMQFVREFEYRTFYNDSKATNILATSSALNAFKQPIILLAGGLDRGNDFDELIPYLDNVKSMVLFGQTAEKIKNTAKQAGIDDVEIVDNVEQAVQHAYAQSESGDVVLLSPACASWDQYRSFEERGDMFVRAVHKL